Below is a window of Halarcobacter anaerophilus DNA.
GCCGATAAAAAGATAATAAATGCTTCAATAATACTTATTACCATAGGAGGAATAGTTTTTCCAATTATTAAAGTCATAGGACTTAAAGGTGCAACGGAAATCTGTTCAAAAGTTCCAAGTTCACGCTCTCTTGCAACGGACAAAGAGGTTAATATAAGTGCTACGATTATAGTCAGACTTCCTATTAAATTAGGAACAATCCACCAAAAGTTTTCCAAATTCGGGTTATACCAATTTCTTACAACAATATTTTGGGAGTTTTTTAAAAAAGTCGATTGGATTATCATTTGGATATATCCAATAGCAATTTGGGAACTATTAGATTTTCTACCGTCTCCAATTAGTCCAATTTCTGCTTTTTGACCTTTTTGTATTTTTTGTGAAAACTCTTGAGAAATCTCAATAGCAACCATAATTTTTTGTGAATCTAGTTTTTCTTGTAAATCTTTATTGCTTTTTAAATACAAAACTTCACTAAAACGATCGCTGTATTTTAAGCTTCTGATAAACTCTTTGCTTTGATTTGAATTGTCTCTGTCCAAAACTCCTATAGAGATATTTTTTACCTCTAAAGTTACCGCAAAAGAGAATAATACCAACTGAATAAGAGGCGGTGAAATAATTACTATTCGTGAACGTTTGTCACTCCAAATTGCCAAAAACTCTTTTCTAATAAGCGCTAATAGTTGATAAAACATCAGTTTAACTTCTTTTTTGTGATTTTAAAAATTATTGCAAAAAGTACAATTCCTATAAGCAGCATCCATAAAGTATTAGGAATTATTACTTCATATATATTTCCCGATAAAAACAGAGTTTGCAAAATAGTCGTAAAATATGTTGCGGGAATAAAATTTGTAATAAACTGCAGCCAAACAGGCATACTGCTTATTTGAAATATAAAGCCCGATAAAATCATTGCAGGTAAAAATCCTATTATAAGAGCCATTTGGGCTGCTACAAACTGATTTTTAGCCAATGTTGAAATTAACAAACCAAGACTTAGAGAAGGGATCAAATATACAGCCGAGGTTAAAAAAAGGATTAAATATGAACCTCTAAAAGGAATTTCAAACCAAAGAAGGGTAATTAAAATACAAATTATCAAAGAGAACATTGCCAAAACAAAGTAGGGCAAAAGTTTTCCTAACAGAAGCTCTAAAATAGTCGTAGGCGTTGACATAATAGCTTCCATCGTTCCTCTTTCCCACTCTCTTGCTACAACCAACGCCGTAAGTAAAGTTCCTATTAAAGTCAAAATTACGGCAATAGAACCTGGAAACAGAAAATAACTGCTTAATAAAGGTGCATTAAACCAATATCTGGTTTTTATATCTATGAGTGAATTTGTTGCCAAATTTTCATATACAAGCCAATTTTGCCAAAGTTCTTGGGAATATTTGTTTACATAACCTGCAATATTAGGTTCGCTTCCGTCTGTGATGATTTGGATTTTTGGATTGCTGTTTAAAATATCTTTATCAAAAGTTGAAGGAATAACAATCATAGCTCTTAATTTTCCTTCTTGAAGATATTTTGTAAAGGTTCTTTTATCTTTTGCCAAACTAACCTCAAAACTTTCACTGCTTTCAAAAGCTTTTACCAAACTTTGAGTATATTTCGAACTCTTTTCAACTACAATTCCTACAGGAATATTTTTTGAATCCAGAGAAATAGCATAACCCATTAGAAAAAGCAGCATCAAAGGAAGAATCAAAGCAATAATCAAAGCACTGGGATCTCTTATTATTTGAAGACTCTCTTTTAAAAAAATTGCTCTTAATCTTTGAAAACTAAACATTGTCTTCTCTTTTAATAAGTTCGATAAAAGCCTCTTCCATAGTAGCATTTTCTCCAATTTGATTAATTAGATTATGAGGAGTATCAAGAGCTATGGCTTTGCCTTTATAAATTAAAGCAATTCTGTCACAATACTCTGCTTCATCCATAAAATGGGTTGTAACCATGATTGTCATACCTTTTTGCACCATTGCGTAAATATGATTCCAAAATTCACGTCTGGTTTGGGGATCAATTCCGGACGTTGGCTCATCTAAAAATAAAACTACAGGATCATGCATAACGGCACAAGATAAAGAGAGTCTTTGTTTATATCCCAAAGGCAGATTTTTTGCCGCTGTTTTTCTATATTTCTCAAGTTCAAAAATTTTAATCATATTTTCAATCTTTTCTTTTCTTTTTTTGCCTTTTAATCCATAAACTCCCGCAAAAAATTTAAGATTTTCAAAAACTGAGATATCTGCGTAGAGTGAAAACTTTTGAGACATATAGCCTATTTTTTTTCTTGCTTTATATGAAGATTTTTCCAAATTCATACCTAAAACTTTTGCACTACCGCTAGTTGGTGTTATAAGACCGCAGAGCATTTTAAAAGTAGTAGATTTTCCAGCTCCGTTTGGACCTAAAAAACCGAAAATTTCACCTTTTTGTATTTTAAAATTAACTTTATCTGTAGCCGTGAAAGAACCGAATTTTTTTGTTAAATCAATAGCTTCTATAAGATTTTCTTCCCCGTTTGTTTCAAGTTCTGAAATCTGTTTTGCCAAAAGAGATTCTCCGTTGAAGTTTCCTTTTAAAATATTCATAAACCCGTCTTCAAAATTCGGTTCCATCTTTTCATATTTGCAATTTTGGGCATTTATACTTTCTAAAGAGGGTAGAAGTTTTTCATCTTCGCATATTACTTTTATGCTGTTTCCTAGGATTACGCCGTCTTTTATATTTTCATTTTTAAGTGCTAATCTTAAAGTCTCTCTTTTATTTTCTAATTTCCCTACTATTTTAAAGACTTTGCCTTTCATTGTATTGCTTAAATCCAAGGGGATTCCGTTAAATAAAATATCTCCTTCATTTAAAAGAATAACTTCATCACAAAGCGCCGCTTCATCTAAATAAGCAGTACTCCAAATAACGGTTACCCCGTCATTTATCAACTGATTTACTATACTCCATAACTCTTTTCTTGAAATAGGATCGACTCCTACTCCAGGTTCATCAAGAAGCAAGAGTTTTGGTTTTTTAATAAGAGCGCAGGCAAGACCTAACTTTTGTTTCATTCCTCCTGATAAATCTCTTGCTAAAAAAGATTTAAAATCTTTTAAATTTATAAATTCAAGTAACTCTTCAATTCTTTGTTTCTGTTTTGATTTTTCTATTGATTGTAAATTTGAATAAAGTTTTAGATTCTCAAGTACGGATAAATCCTCATAAAGTCCGAATTTTTGAGGCATATATCCAATCTCTTCTTGTATTTTAACTGCATCTTTAGGTAAAGAAAATCCTAATATTTCAAGTTCTCCTTCATCTAAATCCAAAAGTCCCGTCATCATTCTAATAAGCGTTGTTTTTCCAGCTCCGTCAGGACCTACTAAACCGGTAATTTTACCCTTTTGTATTTGCAAATTTAAATTGGAAATAGCTTTTATATCACCAAAGTTTTTACACAGATTTTTAGCTAAAACAAGAGGCATTTTAATTTTCGTCTAAATCTTCAAATTCGATAGTTACAGGCATACCTTGTCTTATATATTCGTCGGGGTTTTCTACTATTAACCTTATTCTATAAACAAGCTGGGTCCTTAGTTCCGTCGTTTGTACGCTTTTGGGTGTAAATTCCGCTTGGGCAGATATAAAACCGACTCTTGCTTCATATGCTTTATCAGGTTGGCTGTCTGTATATACTTTTGCTTTCATATTTGGATGTATAAGCCCTAAATATTTTTCACCTATATAACTTCTTATCCAGTATTCATTTGTAAGAGCCATATCAACTATCGGAGTTCCTTGTGAGACAATAGCTCCTACTTCATGGGCTCTTGTTAATATTGTCCCGTCGTTTGGAGAAATAAGTTTTGTATCTTTTAAATGAATAGAAGCCTCTTTTTCTTGTGCTTTTAAACTTTCAAGTTTTGCATAAGCTGAAGCAATGTCTTCTTTTTCATAACCGTTTTTCATCTGTTTTAGCTGGCTTTTTGCATAATTTGATTCGGCTTTAGCATTCTCAAAAGCGAATTTATAATCATCAAAAGTCTGTTTGGAAACAGATTTTGTTTTACTTAATTTTAAATATCTTTCATAATCTTTTCTACTCTTATTTAAAGCAACGACACTTTTGTCATAAGTTGCTTGAGCTTTCTCAATTTCCTCTTCTCTATAACCTTTTTCCAGTTTTTCTATTTGAGTT
It encodes the following:
- a CDS encoding ABC transporter permease, with product MFSFQRLRAIFLKESLQIIRDPSALIIALILPLMLLFLMGYAISLDSKNIPVGIVVEKSSKYTQSLVKAFESSESFEVSLAKDKRTFTKYLQEGKLRAMIVIPSTFDKDILNSNPKIQIITDGSEPNIAGYVNKYSQELWQNWLVYENLATNSLIDIKTRYWFNAPLLSSYFLFPGSIAVILTLIGTLLTALVVAREWERGTMEAIMSTPTTILELLLGKLLPYFVLAMFSLIICILITLLWFEIPFRGSYLILFLTSAVYLIPSLSLGLLISTLAKNQFVAAQMALIIGFLPAMILSGFIFQISSMPVWLQFITNFIPATYFTTILQTLFLSGNIYEVIIPNTLWMLLIGIVLFAIIFKITKKKLN
- a CDS encoding ATP-binding cassette domain-containing protein — encoded protein: MPLVLAKNLCKNFGDIKAISNLNLQIQKGKITGLVGPDGAGKTTLIRMMTGLLDLDEGELEILGFSLPKDAVKIQEEIGYMPQKFGLYEDLSVLENLKLYSNLQSIEKSKQKQRIEELLEFINLKDFKSFLARDLSGGMKQKLGLACALIKKPKLLLLDEPGVGVDPISRKELWSIVNQLINDGVTVIWSTAYLDEAALCDEVILLNEGDILFNGIPLDLSNTMKGKVFKIVGKLENKRETLRLALKNENIKDGVILGNSIKVICEDEKLLPSLESINAQNCKYEKMEPNFEDGFMNILKGNFNGESLLAKQISELETNGEENLIEAIDLTKKFGSFTATDKVNFKIQKGEIFGFLGPNGAGKSTTFKMLCGLITPTSGSAKVLGMNLEKSSYKARKKIGYMSQKFSLYADISVFENLKFFAGVYGLKGKKRKEKIENMIKIFELEKYRKTAAKNLPLGYKQRLSLSCAVMHDPVVLFLDEPTSGIDPQTRREFWNHIYAMVQKGMTIMVTTHFMDEAEYCDRIALIYKGKAIALDTPHNLINQIGENATMEEAFIELIKREDNV
- a CDS encoding efflux RND transporter periplasmic adaptor subunit; translation: MKKSYIFILPIVALLFLSGCFKEDEKTQFYGNVDLRTVSLGFRVSGKIKNIYFDEGQTLKKGDTIAKLEDDLYTQSLKSIQAQIKMQKTQIEKLEKGYREEEIEKAQATYDKSVVALNKSRKDYERYLKLSKTKSVSKQTFDDYKFAFENAKAESNYAKSQLKQMKNGYEKEDIASAYAKLESLKAQEKEASIHLKDTKLISPNDGTILTRAHEVGAIVSQGTPIVDMALTNEYWIRSYIGEKYLGLIHPNMKAKVYTDSQPDKAYEARVGFISAQAEFTPKSVQTTELRTQLVYRIRLIVENPDEYIRQGMPVTIEFEDLDEN
- a CDS encoding ABC transporter permease: MFYQLLALIRKEFLAIWSDKRSRIVIISPPLIQLVLFSFAVTLEVKNISIGVLDRDNSNQSKEFIRSLKYSDRFSEVLYLKSNKDLQEKLDSQKIMVAIEISQEFSQKIQKGQKAEIGLIGDGRKSNSSQIAIGYIQMIIQSTFLKNSQNIVVRNWYNPNLENFWWIVPNLIGSLTIIVALILTSLSVARERELGTFEQISVAPLSPMTLIIGKTIPPMVISIIEAFIIFLSAIWFFQVPFLGSFWILFTAIIAFVFSVVGFGLFISSISSTQQQGILGAFIILVPSILMSGFATPVENMPSWLVPYTDFVALKYFLILVKGVFLKDISWDIAIWEILPMIALGVVTLGVATWFFKKKVT